The following are encoded in a window of Methanococcus voltae genomic DNA:
- a CDS encoding 30S ribosomal protein S9, whose translation MKVINTVGKRRTAVARATAKEGNGRIRINKKPIELTESKYLKMKLMEPVILAGEEINNINIDIDVKGGGAVGQAEAARTALGKAIVEFVGNLELKDKYLAYDRTMLVSDARRTEPHKPSKSSKGPRAKRQKSYR comes from the coding sequence GTGAAAGTTATCAATACAGTAGGAAAAAGAAGAACTGCAGTTGCAAGAGCTACTGCTAAAGAAGGAAACGGAAGAATTAGAATTAACAAAAAGCCTATAGAATTAACAGAATCCAAATACTTAAAAATGAAGTTAATGGAACCTGTTATCTTAGCTGGTGAAGAAATAAACAACATTAACATCGACATCGACGTTAAAGGTGGCGGTGCTGTTGGTCAAGCAGAAGCAGCAAGAACTGCTTTAGGTAAAGCAATCGTAGAATTCGTAGGAAACCTCGAATTAAAAGATAAGTACTTAGCTTACGACAGAACAATGTTAGTTAGTGACGCAAGAAGAACTGAACCACACAAACCAAGTAAGTCTTCAAAAGGTCCAAGAGCTAAAAGACAAAAATCATACAGATAA
- a CDS encoding 50S ribosomal protein L13 codes for MVVINAENAVVGRLASYVAKVALSGEEVTIINAEKAIMTGSKEFVFQKYVQLRNRKSISNPKKMGPKFPRRPEDILRRVIRGMLPYKKPRGVAAFKNIKVEVGAPAGVEADIILGSIPKTNKYVTLGELSSFLGAKF; via the coding sequence ATGGTTGTTATTAATGCTGAAAACGCTGTAGTTGGAAGATTAGCTTCATACGTTGCTAAAGTTGCATTAAGCGGTGAAGAAGTTACCATTATCAACGCTGAAAAAGCAATTATGACTGGTAGCAAAGAATTTGTTTTCCAAAAATACGTGCAATTAAGAAACAGAAAAAGTATTTCCAACCCTAAAAAAATGGGTCCAAAATTCCCAAGAAGACCAGAAGACATATTAAGAAGAGTTATCAGAGGCATGCTCCCTTACAAAAAACCAAGAGGAGTAGCAGCTTTCAAAAACATCAAAGTTGAAGTAGGAGCTCCTGCAGGTGTTGAAGCGGATATCATTTTAGGTTCAATACCAAAAACCAACAAGTACGTAACTTTGGGAGAATTAAGTAGCTTCTTAGGTGCTAAATTTTAA
- a CDS encoding 50S ribosomal protein L18e yields the protein MRKLLATNPEVHGLVQFLKEAAFKNEAPIWKDVAKRMAKPSRRRAEVNISKINRYASENDTIVVAGKVLGAGSLKQNVTVAAFNFSNTAKLAIEAAGGKCITIPELVEQNPKGSKVVIMA from the coding sequence ATGAGAAAGTTACTTGCAACAAACCCTGAAGTACACGGATTGGTACAATTCTTAAAAGAAGCAGCTTTTAAAAATGAAGCACCAATTTGGAAAGACGTTGCTAAAAGAATGGCAAAACCATCAAGAAGAAGAGCAGAAGTAAATATCAGTAAAATAAACAGATATGCTTCAGAAAATGACACAATCGTAGTAGCTGGAAAAGTTTTAGGTGCTGGTTCATTAAAACAAAATGTTACAGTAGCTGCATTTAATTTTTCAAACACCGCTAAATTAGCTATTGAAGCTGCCGGTGGAAAATGTATAACAATCCCAGAACTCGTAGAGCAAAACCCTAAAGGTTCAAAAGTAGTTATAATGGCATAA
- a CDS encoding DNA-directed RNA polymerase subunit D has protein sequence MQKEVKRTGEIITMKVEAPLSFSSALRRIMISELPTYAIENVFFYENTSSMYDEVLAHRLGMVPIKGKPVSSDELITFVVSKEGPCTVYSSDLKSEVGEPAFENIPLVKLSEGQKLEAECEALVGTGKIHSKWQPCNVVYTQLEDNLVEFKIESHKNMEAEDLVRSALEILKNKAETCLIELESHVFN, from the coding sequence ATGCAAAAAGAGGTAAAAAGAACCGGGGAAATTATAACTATGAAAGTTGAAGCTCCTTTGTCTTTTTCCAGTGCATTAAGAAGAATAATGATATCAGAATTACCAACTTATGCTATAGAAAATGTTTTTTTCTATGAAAACACATCATCAATGTACGATGAAGTTTTAGCTCATAGGTTAGGTATGGTACCTATAAAAGGAAAACCTGTAAGTTCTGATGAATTAATAACATTTGTAGTATCTAAAGAAGGACCTTGCACAGTTTACTCATCAGATTTAAAATCAGAAGTTGGGGAACCTGCTTTTGAGAACATACCTTTGGTTAAATTGTCAGAAGGTCAAAAATTAGAAGCTGAATGTGAAGCATTGGTAGGAACCGGTAAAATTCATTCAAAATGGCAACCATGCAACGTGGTATATACACAACTCGAAGATAACCTCGTAGAGTTTAAGATAGAATCACACAAAAATATGGAAGCTGAGGATTTAGTAAGATCTGCATTAGAAATTCTTAAAAATAAGGCAGAAACCTGCTTAATTGAATTAGAAAGTCATGTATTTAATTAA
- a CDS encoding 30S ribosomal protein S11 — MSQKWGVVHIYASYNNTILHVTDVTGSETIAKVSGGMIVRNQRDESSPYAAMQAAFKIADLIRDKGIDHVHVKVRGAGGQKSKNPGPGAQAAIRALSRAGIRIGRIEDATPIPHDGTTPKRKNR; from the coding sequence ATGAGTCAAAAATGGGGAGTAGTGCACATATACGCATCATACAACAACACAATACTTCATGTTACAGATGTAACAGGTTCAGAAACAATTGCTAAGGTATCTGGTGGTATGATTGTAAGAAACCAGAGAGATGAGTCATCACCTTACGCAGCAATGCAAGCAGCATTCAAAATCGCTGATTTAATCAGAGATAAAGGTATCGACCACGTTCACGTTAAAGTAAGAGGTGCTGGTGGACAAAAATCCAAAAACCCAGGACCAGGTGCTCAAGCAGCTATCAGAGCTTTATCAAGAGCAGGAATTAGAATCGGTAGAATCGAAGATGCTACACCAATTCCACACGATGGTACAACACCTAAAAGGAAAAACAGATAA
- a CDS encoding 30S ribosomal protein S4: MGDPRRLSKKYDTPNHPWIGERINKERDLSQKYGLTNKKELWKMETQLRNYRRQARKLISNTTAQGAKEAVQLFAVLKRYGILVEQEPTLDHILSLNIESILDRRLQTIVYKKGLARTPKQARQFIVHGHIAVNGRKVSSPSYLVALEENDAISYVGISPLAAENHPERTKAVADEKQ, translated from the coding sequence ATGGGAGACCCAAGAAGGTTAAGTAAAAAATACGACACACCTAATCATCCTTGGATTGGCGAAAGAATAAACAAGGAAAGAGATTTAAGTCAAAAGTATGGTTTAACAAATAAAAAAGAATTGTGGAAAATGGAAACACAATTAAGAAACTACAGAAGACAAGCAAGAAAACTTATCAGCAACACAACAGCACAAGGTGCTAAAGAAGCTGTTCAGTTATTCGCTGTTTTGAAAAGATACGGTATCTTAGTTGAACAAGAGCCAACATTAGACCACATCTTGTCATTAAACATTGAAAGTATCTTAGACAGAAGATTACAGACAATTGTGTACAAAAAAGGTTTAGCAAGAACGCCAAAACAAGCAAGACAATTTATCGTACACGGTCACATTGCAGTTAACGGTAGAAAAGTATCATCACCTTCATACTTAGTTGCACTTGAAGAAAATGATGCTATTTCATACGTTGGTATTTCACCACTGGCTGCTGAAAATCATCCTGAAAGAACAAAAGCCGTTGCAGACGAAAAACAATAA
- a CDS encoding 30S ribosomal protein S13, with translation MTQTEFRHRIRISKTDLKGESPLEYALQEIKGIGRAMARAIIRLTELDPKVQAGYIGDEEVAKIESVLEDPAKHGIPSWMFNRKKDVYSGLDKHLIETDLTMTVQEDITTMKKLRCYRGIRHELRLPCRGQRTRGSFRKGSSMGVKRRK, from the coding sequence GTGACTCAAACAGAATTTAGACACAGAATTAGAATATCTAAAACAGATTTAAAAGGGGAAAGTCCTTTAGAATACGCTCTTCAAGAAATAAAAGGTATTGGTAGAGCAATGGCAAGAGCTATCATTAGATTAACCGAGTTAGACCCTAAAGTTCAAGCAGGTTACATCGGTGATGAAGAAGTCGCTAAAATCGAGTCAGTATTGGAAGACCCAGCAAAACACGGTATACCATCTTGGATGTTTAACAGAAAAAAAGATGTGTACTCAGGGTTAGACAAACACCTTATCGAAACAGATTTAACAATGACCGTTCAAGAAGATATCACAACAATGAAGAAACTCAGATGTTACAGGGGTATCAGACACGAATTGAGATTACCATGTAGAGGCCAAAGAACAAGAGGCTCATTCAGAAAAGGTAGCTCAATGGGTGTTAAAAGAAGAAAATAA
- the lysS gene encoding lysine--tRNA ligase has translation MYWADATAEKIIKKRDRQGIEEYVVSSGITPSGHIHVGNARETLTADGIHQGLKKAGKKSKLIFVADDYDPLRKLYPFLTEEYTKYIGMPLSEIPCPEGCCNSYAEHFLNPYLNSLKDLGIEITTYRASECYKAGMYNDAIIKALDNRLKIKEILDGFRKEPLADDWYPLNVVCEKCGKMINTKILGYNSEDKTITYVCSDCGFENTVQPFDGIGKLPWRVDWPARWQIFGVTAEPMGKDHGASGGSYDTGVKISRMVYGYVPPEKMIYEWIQLKVGDKAVPMSSSAGVVFAVKDWNEICHPEILRFLLVRSKPSKHIDFDLKGIPNIVDDYDELERKYFELIEKQKNNPEEEINTNDLDKIRLYEVVTANIPEKLPVQVAYKFCSIIAQIAIADNEEIDMERAYDILSRNGYNVEEFTEFDKTRLIARLEMSKNWAKNYGEKLIINTKEQAKMEYEKLSDAQKEWVNTFIARFEALETQEITAMNLHELIYEVANSLELDPKEAFGASYAMLLSKKYGPKLGSFLASLNREKVIELYK, from the coding sequence ATGTACTGGGCAGATGCTACAGCTGAAAAAATAATCAAAAAAAGAGATAGACAAGGAATTGAAGAATATGTCGTATCAAGCGGTATTACCCCATCTGGTCATATTCACGTTGGAAATGCAAGAGAAACACTTACTGCAGACGGTATTCACCAAGGACTCAAAAAAGCAGGAAAAAAATCAAAATTAATATTTGTTGCAGATGATTATGACCCACTTAGGAAATTATACCCATTCTTAACCGAAGAATACACAAAATACATTGGTATGCCTTTAAGTGAAATACCTTGTCCTGAAGGATGCTGTAATAGCTACGCAGAACACTTCTTAAACCCGTACTTAAACAGTTTAAAAGACTTAGGTATTGAAATTACTACATACAGAGCAAGTGAGTGCTATAAAGCTGGTATGTACAACGATGCAATTATAAAAGCTCTTGATAATAGGTTAAAAATCAAAGAAATCCTCGATGGATTCAGAAAAGAGCCACTTGCTGATGACTGGTATCCTTTAAACGTTGTTTGTGAAAAATGCGGTAAAATGATAAACACAAAAATATTAGGATACAACAGTGAAGATAAAACAATTACTTACGTTTGTTCAGACTGTGGATTTGAAAATACCGTTCAGCCATTCGATGGAATCGGTAAATTACCATGGAGAGTTGACTGGCCTGCTAGATGGCAAATATTCGGCGTAACTGCAGAACCTATGGGTAAAGACCATGGTGCTTCCGGCGGTTCATACGATACCGGTGTTAAAATCTCAAGAATGGTTTACGGATACGTTCCACCTGAAAAAATGATTTACGAATGGATTCAGTTAAAAGTGGGCGATAAAGCTGTGCCTATGTCCTCCTCTGCGGGTGTTGTATTTGCAGTTAAAGATTGGAATGAGATTTGTCACCCTGAAATATTGAGATTCTTATTAGTAAGAAGTAAGCCTTCAAAACACATTGACTTTGATTTAAAAGGTATTCCTAACATAGTTGACGATTACGATGAATTAGAAAGAAAATACTTCGAATTAATTGAAAAACAGAAAAATAATCCCGAAGAAGAAATAAACACAAATGACCTCGATAAAATTAGATTATATGAGGTTGTAACCGCGAATATCCCTGAAAAATTACCTGTTCAAGTTGCTTACAAATTCTGCTCAATTATTGCACAAATTGCAATTGCAGATAATGAAGAAATTGATATGGAAAGAGCATACGACATATTAAGTAGAAATGGATATAATGTGGAAGAATTTACCGAATTTGATAAAACCAGACTTATTGCAAGACTCGAAATGAGTAAAAACTGGGCTAAAAACTACGGTGAAAAATTAATCATAAATACAAAAGAGCAAGCAAAAATGGAATATGAAAAACTTTCAGATGCTCAAAAAGAATGGGTTAACACATTTATTGCAAGATTTGAAGCTCTCGAAACTCAGGAAATTACTGCAATGAACTTGCACGAGTTAATCTATGAAGTAGCTAATTCACTAGAATTAGATCCTAAAGAGGCATTTGGTGCTTCATACGCTATGTTATTAAGCAAAAAATACGGCCCTAAATTAGGTAGCTTCTTAGCTTCGTTAAATAGAGAAAAAGTAATCGAATTATACAAATAA